A stretch of the Vigna radiata var. radiata cultivar VC1973A chromosome 7, Vradiata_ver6, whole genome shotgun sequence genome encodes the following:
- the LOC106767153 gene encoding glutathione S-transferase T1, translating into MMVEKLKVFADRMSQPSRAVLIFCRLNGIDFEEIKVDISKGHHLSSQFREVNPLQKVPAIVHGSFNLSESHAIIVYLNSAFPGIADHWYPSDIFRRAKINSVMDWHHSNLRHGTVNYVVNTVLGPATGRPLNPKAAAEAEKVLFSSLSKLEDIWLKGDGRFLLGGSQPSIADLSMVCELMQLEVLDEKNRSRILSPYKKVLQWIDDTRAATNPHFEEVHNILYRAKKKFEQQRSRVVETWTEPNDKIGGHSKM; encoded by the exons GTTGAACGGAATTGACTTCGAGGAGATCAAAGTAGACATTTCCAAAGGCCACCACCTCTCTTCTCAATTCAGAG aaGTAAACCCTCTGCAGAAAGTTCCGGCTATTGTTCATGGAAGTTTCAACCTTTCCGAGAG CCATGCAATCATTGTCTATCTTAATTCTGCTTTTCCTGGAATTGCTGACCATTG GTACCCAAGCGATATTTTCAGGAGAGCAAAAATCAACTCGGTAATGGATTGGCATCACTCTAATTTACGACATGGAACAG TGAACTACGTAGTAAATACTGTACTAGGACCAGCAACTGGCCGTCCACTTAATCCAAAAGCNGCCGCTGAAGCAGAGAAAgtgctattttcttctttatcaaagcTAGAGGATATTTGGCTCAAAGGAGATGGACGCTTCCTTCTTGGTGGCTCTCAGCCATCTATAGCAGATCTCAGCATGGTTTGTGAACTTATGCAACTTGAG GTTTTGGATGAGAAGAATCGCAGTCGTATATTATCCCCATACAAGAAAGTTCTTCAGTGGATTGATGATACAAGAGCTGCAACAAATCCTCACTTTGAAGAAGTGCATAATATCCTTTATAGAGctaaaaagaaatttgaacaGCAGCGTTCAAGGGTAGTTGAAACTTGGACTGAGCCGAACGACAAGATAGGTGGACATTCAAAGATGTGA